In the Meiothermus sp. CFH 77666 genome, AAGCCCTCTACCGAGTCCCGTGGATACCGCCCCAGTTCAAAGCCCTCCAGGATTTTCAGGGCCATCAGGGCGGCAATGCCCTGCCCGGCAGGAGGAATCTCGTGCACTTCCAGCCCCCGGTAGCGCACCGAGAGGGGCTCCACCCACTCCGAACGGTAAGCAGCCAGGTCGGCCCGGGTAATGTAGCCGCCCGTAGCCGCCGCAAAATCGGCTATCTGGGCGGCCAGCTTGCCCCGGTAAAAACTCTCGGCGCCGGTGCGGGCAATCTCGCGCAGGGTTTCGGCATGGCGCGGGCTGTGCCAGATGTCGCCGGGTCGGGGGGCTCTACCCCCCGGCATGAACACTTCTTTAAACGGCTGGAAACAGGGGTCATTCAGGGGGCCATAGATGGCCTCGATGCGGGGCCAGGTGCGCCCGGTCTCGGGCGTGACGGCAAAGCCCTCCTCGGCATAGCGAATGGCCGGGGCAAAGAGTTGCTCGAAGGGCAGCCGGCCAAACTTTTCGTGCAGCACCCGCCAGGCCGAAGGTGCGCCGGGCACCGTAACCGGCAGCCAGCCCCGGGTGGGTACCTGCCCACTGCTGGCAAAAGTGGCCAGATCCAGACCTGCTGGACTCATGCCATTGGCGTTCAGACCGTGGAGCTTCTGGCCATCGTGGATCAGAGCAAAGGCATCGGAGCCGATGCCGTTGGCGGTGGGCTCGAGCACCGTCAGGGCAATGGCCATCGCCACCGCAGCGTCCACTGCGTTGCCCCCGGCTAAGAGCATCTCCATACCGGCCAGGGCGGCCTGGGGCTGGCTGGTCGCCACCGCGCCGCGCTTGCCGGCTACCACATTGCGCCGGGAGGGGTAGGGATATTGGTTGAGGTTCATCACGAAAGACCTTTCTAGATCGCAAGCCGAGTTTGTCAAACCGCCTCAAAAGCGGGGCGAATGCCTCGAGCAAAAGTGCACCGATTACAAAAGACCGGACTTGGCCCAGGCCAATGCCACAGTACGGGCTTCGTGAGGGATATACCCCCAGGCGTGGCCTGGGCAGCCCCACCTACTTCTTCGTGCGCGGGTCGAAGGCATCGCGCAGGCCGTCCCCTATCAGGTTGAAGGCCAGCACCGCCAGGAAAATGGCCAGACCGGGGAACAGGGCCATGTGGGGTGCCTGGCTGAGGTAGCCTCGAGCATCGTTGAGCATCGAGCCCCACGAAGGGGTGGGCGGCTGTACCCCCAGCCCCAGGAAAGACAGCGTAGCCTCGGCCAGAACCGCCGTGGCGGTGCTCAAACTCACCTGCACAATCAGCGGTCCCAGGATGTTGGGAAGCATGTGCCGCACTATGATGCGACCATCGCCCCCGCCCAGAGCCACCGCCGCCTGCACGTAGTCGCGGGGGCGCTCGGACAGCACCTGCCCCCGGATGAGGCGGGCGAATACCGGCGTCGTGACCACCCCAATGGCCAGCATGGTGTTTTGCAGGCTCGGCCCCAGGACGGCGGCCAGGGCAATGGCCAGCACCAGAAAGGGGAAGGCCAGCATGGCATCGGTCAGGCGCATCAGCACATCGTCTATCCACCCGCCGTAAAAGCCTGCCACCAGGCCAATCAGGCCCCCCAGCACCAGCGCAATCAACACCGAGACCAGACCTGCCGCCAGCGAGACTCGAGCCCCATAGAAAACCCTCGAGAGGATGTCCCGCCCTAGCTGGTCGGTGCCAAACCAGTGCTTGGCCGAAGGCCCCTGTTGCAGGGCGCTGAAGTCGGTGGCGGTGGGGCTATAGGGTACCAGGATGGGCGCGAAGGTAGCCCCCAGCACCAGCAGCAGCAAGATGACCACCCCGGCAATGGCCAGGCGGTTGGCAAGAAAGGCTCGGAGGGTGCGGTTGTTCATCTCAGTGATAGCGGATGCGCGGGTCAATGGCCGCGTACAGCAGGTCGGTCAGCACGTTAATCAGAAACACCGCCAGGGCCGAAATCAGCACCACTGCCTGCAAGACCGGAAAGTCGCGGTTGAAGACCGAGTCCACCAGCAAGCGCCCAAAGCCGGGAATTGAAAAAACCTGCTCGGTGACCACCGCCCCGCCCAGCAGACCGCCCAGTTGCAATCCAATCACGGTCACGACGGGAATGGCCGCGTTGCGCAGGGCGTGCTTGTAGACCACCACCCGGCCTTCCAGACCCTTGGCTCTTGCGGTGCGTACATAATCCTGCGAAAGCACCTCCAACATGCTGTTGCGGGTGAAGCGGGCAATCGCACCGGCCAACGCCGTACCCAGGGTGATGGCAGGCATCAACATCAGCAGCAGGTTCTTTTGCAGGTCTACCCAGGGTTCGACATAGCCCGAAGGGGGAATCCAGGCCAGCCGGATGCTGAACAAGTAGATCAGCAGGATGCCCAGGAAAAAGTTAGGAATCGAGATGCCCGACAGGGCCAGCACGGTCACGCTGGCATCGGCAGCGGTGTTTCTTCGCAAGGCGGCCAGCACCCCCGCCGGAATGCCAATCAGGATGGCCACCAGCAACGAGAAAAAGCTGAGCTCGAGAGTGGTGGGCAGTTTTTGCCAGATGATCGGGGCCACTTGTTCGTTGCCCCGAATCGAACGCCCCAAATCGCCCTGCACCAGGCCCCACAGCCAGTCGGCATACTGCACCAGGATGGGCCGGTTGAGCCCCAGCTCTTCTCGTATCTGGGCCACCAGCTCCGGCGTGGCCTCCTCGCCCAGCAGCAGCCGTGCAGGGTCACCCGGCAGAACCCGGGTCAGGGCAAACACCATCACCGTGACCAGTAGCAGGGTGGGCAAACCGCCAACCAGGCGCCGCAGGACGAAGAGGAACACCGCGCTTAACTCCTACTGAGCGCCCAGGCTCACACCGCGGAAACGCAGGATGCCGTCGGGTATAACCGGAATTCCGCTCAGGCGGCGGCTCAGGCCGATGGTGGTCTGGGGGTGGTACACGTAGATGTAGGGCAGGTCTTCCTGGATGATTTTGGTGATCTGGCTGTACAGGTCGCGGCGGGCTTCCGGCAAGCGCACGGTGCGGGCCCGGTTCAGCAGGTTATCCACTCGAGCATTGCAGTAGCCGGAGTAGTTGTTGGCAGCTTTACAGCGCACAAAGTCGTAGATGTTACCGTCGGGGTCGGGGCGACCACTCCAGCCCACCGCCACGGCCTCGAGCTCCAGCTTGGCCGCCCGGTCGAGCAGGGTGCCAAACTCCACCTGTTCGATGCGAACCTGAATGCCCGCTTCGGCAGCCATGGCCTGGTAGACCTGGGCCAGTTGGGCCAGTACCGGGCCAGGGGCGATGGTCAGGGTGAAGCTAAACCCTTGCGGACGACTCCCTTCAGCCAGCTTCTGCCGGGCCAGAGCCAGGTCGCGCTTAGGGACTGCAATGCCTTTATCGTAGGCCAGCGTGCCGGGCGGGAAGGGCCCGTTGGAGGGGAGGGCTGTACCCAGGAATACCACCCGGTCTACCACATCGCGGTCAATGGTCGCGGCAAACGCCTGCCGCAGGGCTTTGTTGGTGAAGGGGCCTTTGGTGTGGTTGAGCCAGATACCCTGGTAGCCGATACCGGGGAAGTTGTTGACGGTCAGGTTGGGGTTGTTACGAATGGCCGCCAGGTCTTTGGCAGCTACGGGGGTGATGATGTTCACAGCGCCCGAAAGCAGGTTGGCCACCCGCACATCATCGTCGGGGAAGGGGCGATAGACCAGTTGTTCGATGCGGGGGAAGCCCCGCTGCCAGTAGTTTTCGTTGCGGGCCAGCACAATACGGTCTTGCCGCCGACGCTCCACAAACTTAAAGGGGCCGGTGCCGACCGGGTTGTTGCCAAACTCTGCCCCCAGTCTTTGAGCAGCGGTCGGGCTGACCATCATGCCCGAACGGTCGGAAAGGATGGCCAGGAAGGGTGCAAAGGGCTCCTTCAGGGTAACCCGCACGGTGGTGGGGTTGACTACCTGCACGTTGGTGATGAGCGAGAGCTCACCCGAGCGGCGCGAACCCGGTGCGCTGCGGTAGCGGTCAAGGTTGAACTTGACCGCCTCGGCGTTAAAGTCGGTGCCATCGTGGAACTTGACCCCCTGGCGCAAGGTGAACACATACACCGTTCCGTTTTCCTCCACCCGCCAGCTTGTGGCCAGCATGGGCACGATGCGCAGGTTTTCGTCCAGGTCTACCAGTTTGTCGTAAATCTGGTTGTGCACCTGCCGATCTACCAGTGCCGAAGAAAGCAGGGGGTCGAGGTTGGGTGGATCGGCGTCCAACCCCACCGTGACAGTCTGGGCCAGCCCCAGACCCCCCAGGCTCCAAAGAACAACTGCTGCCAACCACTGTTTCATCTGCCTACCTCCTTGGTTTTTGCCGAGCGTTCAACGGTACTCAGGTGTGCCAGCATGGCTTTACGGGCTGCCTCGGGGTCGGAAGCCCGAATGGCCTCGAGGATCTTGCGGTGTTCGTCGAGGGTGGATTGTGGGCGGAAGCGCTTGGCTGTGGCGGTCATACGGGTCTGGCGCAGCTCCGCCGCCAATAAGACCACAATCTCGCTCAATACGGCATTCTGGCTCATCTCGGCCAGGGTCTTGTGGAAGTCCAGATCCAGCTCTACAAACCGGTACAGGTCGGCGGTTGCCGATTGCTGCTGGGATAGCAGTTCTTCAAGGCGTTGGATACCTTCGGTATCGCTTCGCTCTGCCGCTAAAGCAGCCACCGCCGGCTCCAGGATTCGCCGCACTTCAAACAGCTCGGCGATGAAATCTTCCTCGTGCAGCCTCGAGCGCAGGCGTCGGCCAAAGCTCTCCGAGGGGTGAGCCACCCGCGTCCCGTCTCCCTGGCGAATATCTACCCAGCCGTGGAGCTCCAGAATTCGTAAAGCCTCCCGCACCGACGAACGACTCACGCCAAAGCGGCTGGCCAGGTCGCGCTCCCCCGGCAGTTGGTCGCCGGGCCGCCATACGCCGTCCTGGAGCAGTTGCTCGAGGTCTTTGGCCAGCTTCTCGGGAATTCGGGCAGGGCGCATCATAAAAGAGTCAACCCCTCTTATTGGTCTGACCACTGAACCAGTAAATGCATGAAGATACAATAAGCTGAAACTTCAGGCTTTATGTAGTAAGCGCTACATTCCAGCCCAACAAGCCCCCGTGCTCGCCTGACAATCCGGGCCTCAAAAGCCGCTTACCGGGGCCATTGGAGGAGTCTTTTCAACTTTTGATCCTGACCAGACCCTGCCAAACCCTGATTGATTCTGACAGCCGCCTGTAGAAAACGTCATTTGTCACGTGGCCCACCTTGCACAGTCAAGCCACACCGGGTCTTCGTGAAAGCCGCTCTTACTCCGGCTCCTCCCACCGCATGGGCCGGATTTGCACACACTTACCGCCCTCCAATACGAGTTCTGTCGCACAGAACATGGCCCTGCCCGAAGCCGCTTTGAAGGGGGTGGGCCGCTGGGTGATGAAGCGCCCTAGAAAGCTTTCGATCTCACCGCCAATAATCGAGTGAATGGGGCCGGTCATGCCCACATCGCACTGAATGGCGGTTCCGTTGGCTAGAAAGCCCGCATCGGCAGTCTGGACGTGGGTGTGCGTGCCCAGCAGGGCCGATACCTTGCCGCCCAGGTAATGCCCCAGGGCGTACTTCTCGCTGGTGGCCTCGGCGTGTACCTCGAGCAGAGCATAATCGTGCGGCACCTCGGTCAGTAAGGCCTCGGTGGTGCGAAAAGGGTCGTACAGGTTCAGGCCCATGTCTACCTGCCCCATCACCTGCATCACCAGCAGTTGCTCTCCCCCCACTTCCAGCACCCAGTGCCCTTGACCAGGGGTGCCGGGCGGATAGTTGAGGGCGCG is a window encoding:
- a CDS encoding ABC transporter substrate-binding protein, producing the protein MKQWLAAVVLWSLGGLGLAQTVTVGLDADPPNLDPLLSSALVDRQVHNQIYDKLVDLDENLRIVPMLATSWRVEENGTVYVFTLRQGVKFHDGTDFNAEAVKFNLDRYRSAPGSRRSGELSLITNVQVVNPTTVRVTLKEPFAPFLAILSDRSGMMVSPTAAQRLGAEFGNNPVGTGPFKFVERRRQDRIVLARNENYWQRGFPRIEQLVYRPFPDDDVRVANLLSGAVNIITPVAAKDLAAIRNNPNLTVNNFPGIGYQGIWLNHTKGPFTNKALRQAFAATIDRDVVDRVVFLGTALPSNGPFPPGTLAYDKGIAVPKRDLALARQKLAEGSRPQGFSFTLTIAPGPVLAQLAQVYQAMAAEAGIQVRIEQVEFGTLLDRAAKLELEAVAVGWSGRPDPDGNIYDFVRCKAANNYSGYCNARVDNLLNRARTVRLPEARRDLYSQITKIIQEDLPYIYVYHPQTTIGLSRRLSGIPVIPDGILRFRGVSLGAQ
- a CDS encoding ABC transporter permease is translated as MFLFVLRRLVGGLPTLLLVTVMVFALTRVLPGDPARLLLGEEATPELVAQIREELGLNRPILVQYADWLWGLVQGDLGRSIRGNEQVAPIIWQKLPTTLELSFFSLLVAILIGIPAGVLAALRRNTAADASVTVLALSGISIPNFFLGILLIYLFSIRLAWIPPSGYVEPWVDLQKNLLLMLMPAITLGTALAGAIARFTRNSMLEVLSQDYVRTARAKGLEGRVVVYKHALRNAAIPVVTVIGLQLGGLLGGAVVTEQVFSIPGFGRLLVDSVFNRDFPVLQAVVLISALAVFLINVLTDLLYAAIDPRIRYH
- a CDS encoding FadR/GntR family transcriptional regulator is translated as MMRPARIPEKLAKDLEQLLQDGVWRPGDQLPGERDLASRFGVSRSSVREALRILELHGWVDIRQGDGTRVAHPSESFGRRLRSRLHEEDFIAELFEVRRILEPAVAALAAERSDTEGIQRLEELLSQQQSATADLYRFVELDLDFHKTLAEMSQNAVLSEIVVLLAAELRQTRMTATAKRFRPQSTLDEHRKILEAIRASDPEAARKAMLAHLSTVERSAKTKEVGR
- a CDS encoding TIGR00282 family metallophosphoesterase gives rise to the protein MRVLFVGDVFGEPGLRAVAMHLPDLRPHYDIVIVNGENAHHGKGLSKPAYKKLREAGADLITLGNHAWDHKDIYELIKTEPIIRALNYPPGTPGQGHWVLEVGGEQLLVMQVMGQVDMGLNLYDPFRTTEALLTEVPHDYALLEVHAEATSEKYALGHYLGGKVSALLGTHTHVQTADAGFLANGTAIQCDVGMTGPIHSIIGGEIESFLGRFITQRPTPFKAASGRAMFCATELVLEGGKCVQIRPMRWEEPE
- a CDS encoding ABC transporter permease; translation: MNNRTLRAFLANRLAIAGVVILLLLVLGATFAPILVPYSPTATDFSALQQGPSAKHWFGTDQLGRDILSRVFYGARVSLAAGLVSVLIALVLGGLIGLVAGFYGGWIDDVLMRLTDAMLAFPFLVLAIALAAVLGPSLQNTMLAIGVVTTPVFARLIRGQVLSERPRDYVQAAVALGGGDGRIIVRHMLPNILGPLIVQVSLSTATAVLAEATLSFLGLGVQPPTPSWGSMLNDARGYLSQAPHMALFPGLAIFLAVLAFNLIGDGLRDAFDPRTKK
- a CDS encoding gamma-glutamyltransferase family protein, with the translated sequence MNLNQYPYPSRRNVVAGKRGAVATSQPQAALAGMEMLLAGGNAVDAAVAMAIALTVLEPTANGIGSDAFALIHDGQKLHGLNANGMSPAGLDLATFASSGQVPTRGWLPVTVPGAPSAWRVLHEKFGRLPFEQLFAPAIRYAEEGFAVTPETGRTWPRIEAIYGPLNDPCFQPFKEVFMPGGRAPRPGDIWHSPRHAETLREIARTGAESFYRGKLAAQIADFAAATGGYITRADLAAYRSEWVEPLSVRYRGLEVHEIPPAGQGIAALMALKILEGFELGRYPRDSVEGFHLQIEAMKLAFADVQKYVADPRFMTVSPAELLSPDYLAQRRRLIGERALPVQAGAPKGGTVYLAAADGELQVSLIQSNYMGFGAGIVVDGTGISLQNRGACFVLEEGHPNQYAPAKKPFHTIIPGFLTRDGKPLGPFGVMGGHMQPQGHLQVVVNLEDYSLNPQAALDAPRWQWTRSQQVELEPSLPAHLVHGLKERGHEVVLQSEWASFGRGQIILKPKDAFLAATEPRADGLALAW